The following DNA comes from Nitrogeniibacter aestuarii.
GCAGCTACGCGCCGCCCTGGCAGATCGACCGCTTGCTGCGAAACCTGCTCATCGACATGACCGGCAATACGCACCGGGCCGAGTTCTGTATCGACAAGCTGTACTCTCCCGACGGCCCGGCAGGTCGCCATGGCCTTGTGGAGCTGCGGGCGTTTGAAATGCCGCCGCATTCGCGCATGAGTCTCGCTCAGCAACTGCTGCTGCGGGCCATGGTCGCGCGTTTCTGGGACACACCCTATCGTCCAGAGCGCCTGGCGCGATGGGGTACCGAACTGCACGATCGCTTCATGTTGCCGCATCACGTTGAGCAGGACTTCCGCGACGTCATCGAAGAACTCAACGCCTTTGGCTACCCGTTCGAATTCGAGTGGTTCGCGCCGCACTTCGCCTTCCGCTTCCCGATCCACGGCGAGTTCATCAGCCGCGGCATCAAGGTGGAACTGCGCAATGCGCTTGAACCCTGGCATGTCATGGGTGAAGAAGGCGCCATCGGCGGCACCGTGCGCTATGTGGATTCGTCACTCGAGCGCCTTGAAGTCAAGGTCACCGGCATGGCCCCGGACCGTTATCAGCTCACCTGCAACGGCGTCCCGGTGCCGCTCCAGCCGACCGGTGTGGTTGGTGAATTCGTCGCCGGGGTGCGCTACCGCGCCTGGCAACCGGCTTCATGCCTCCAGCCCCTCATCGGCGTCCATGTCCCGCTGGTGTTCGATCTGGTGGACACCTGGTCGAGTCGCTCGCTCGGCGGCGCGCAATATCATGTTGCCCACCCCGGCGGCGTGAATTTCGAGCGCTTCCCGGTCAATGCCTACGAGGCCGAGAGCCGCCGCCGCTCGCGCTTCTTCAACTTCGGCCACACACCGGGTCGGGTGACACCTGCCAAGGTGACGGTGAACAAGGAGCATCCCTTCACCCTCGACCTGCGCCGACCGTAATCAAGCCGTGTCGAGATCGAAATATCGATCCCGACACGGCTGATTGCACTGGTTCAAGGTAACATCTATTCCCCTGCGCCCAATGGTGGGCCCGGGGGAATCCCCTCCGCGCAGGCAAATGGCAAGAACGCTTCTCTCGATATATTCGCATCCGCCCAATCGTTTCGACGAAATGATGGCGCCGGATGGTGTCATTCGTCCCCAGTGGAGGGAGCTGTTCGATCATCTCGACACGGCCTCACCCGAGGGCATGCGTCAGCGTATCGAATTCGCCGAACGCTGCATCCTGGAGGACGGGGTCGCCTACAACGTCTATGGTGATCCGGACGGCCAGGACCGCCCCTGGGCGCTCGACCCGATTCCCTACGTCATGTCCGCGGACGAATGGCGTTATCTCGAAGCCGGCATCGCTCAGCGCGCACGCGTGCTCAATGCCCTGCTCGCCGATCTTTATGGTGAGCAAAAGCTCCTCGCCAAAGGCCTGATCCCGCCGGCGCTGGTCTTCGGCCAGCATGGCTATCTCTGGCCGTGTCTCGGCACCCAACCGCCGGGGGGGGTCTTCCTGCACCAGTATGCGGTCGATCTGGCGCGGTCTCCCGACGGTCAATGGTGGGTCATTGCCGATCGCACGCAGACCCCGACCGGATCCGGCTACGCGCTGGAGAATCGTGTCATTGTCTCGCGTGTTTTCCCGCGCCTGTTCCGGGACATGCGAGTTCACCGGCTGGCGAGCTTCTTTGCCGAATTGCAATCAGGCCTGGAACGGCTGGCGCCCGTCGACCCGGGCGAGCGGCCACTGGTCGTGGTGCTCACCCCCGGCCCCTTCAACGCCACCTTCTTCGAGCACGCCTATCTTTCGCGGTATCTGGGCTTCCCCCTCGTCGAGGGACAAGACCTCACGGTGCGTGGCGACACGGTCTACCTCAAGACACTCAACGGTTTGCAACGGGTGCATGCGATCATGCGCCGGGTCAACGACGACTACTGCGATCCGATGGAATTGCGCGGGGATTCCGCCCTCGGCGTCCCCGGGCTCATGGGCGCGGTTCGCGCAGGGCGCGTCTTTCTGAGCAACGCGCTGGGCTCCGGCCTGCTGGGCTCTTCGGCCATGATGGGTTTCCTGCCGGCCGTGGCCAAGGACATGCTGGGAGAAGAACTCTCGCTGCCTTCCGTGGCTACCTGGTGGTGTGGCGAAGCTCCGGCCCTCGACTACGCCATGGAAAATCTGGATGCGCTGGTGCTCAAGCCGGCCTATCCCACGATGCGCATGGAGCCCGTTTTCGGTCATGCCCTTCGCGGCAAGGAGCGTGCAGAGATGGAAGCCCGCGTGCGTTCGCGGCCTCACGCCTACGTGGCTCAGGAGTGGGTGCGACTGTCACAGACACCGGTCTGGAGTCGGGCCCACGAGCGCCGCCTGCTCGCCCGCAACGTCGGCTTGCGCATGTACGCTGTGGCCACGCCCGATGGCTACAAGGTCATGCCGGGCGGCCTGGCGCGTGTGGCCGGCAGCTCCAATGCGCTGGTGCTGTCGATGCAGCGCGGCGGTTCGGCCAAGGACATCTGGGTCCGCGCCGAGGGCGCTGTCGACCCGTTCAGCCTCCTCAAGAAAACGGTCACGGTCAGCGATCTGGTGCGCAGCGGCAGCAACCTGTCCTCGCGCGTGGTCGAGAACCTGTTCTGGCTGGCCCGCTACAGCGAACGGATCGATCTCACGGCACGTGTGCTGCGCGTGTGCGTCTCCCAGCACATTGAAAACGGCGGCGACATTACCCCGTCGCAGGAAGCCCTGCTCGATATTGCACGGCGAGTGCGCATCCTGCCAACACACGACCCCGAACAGAACGACACCAACGCAAGCATTGAAGCTGACCTGATGGGCGGCGTGTATGGGCCCGATACCGACAACAGCGTCGCCGACATTTCGCGTCGCCTTCAGTGGTCGGCCGCTCAAGTGCGCGAGCGC
Coding sequences within:
- a CDS encoding circularly permuted type 2 ATP-grasp protein → MARTLLSIYSHPPNRFDEMMAPDGVIRPQWRELFDHLDTASPEGMRQRIEFAERCILEDGVAYNVYGDPDGQDRPWALDPIPYVMSADEWRYLEAGIAQRARVLNALLADLYGEQKLLAKGLIPPALVFGQHGYLWPCLGTQPPGGVFLHQYAVDLARSPDGQWWVIADRTQTPTGSGYALENRVIVSRVFPRLFRDMRVHRLASFFAELQSGLERLAPVDPGERPLVVVLTPGPFNATFFEHAYLSRYLGFPLVEGQDLTVRGDTVYLKTLNGLQRVHAIMRRVNDDYCDPMELRGDSALGVPGLMGAVRAGRVFLSNALGSGLLGSSAMMGFLPAVAKDMLGEELSLPSVATWWCGEAPALDYAMENLDALVLKPAYPTMRMEPVFGHALRGKERAEMEARVRSRPHAYVAQEWVRLSQTPVWSRAHERRLLARNVGLRMYAVATPDGYKVMPGGLARVAGSSNALVLSMQRGGSAKDIWVRAEGAVDPFSLLKKTVTVSDLVRSGSNLSSRVVENLFWLARYSERIDLTARVLRVCVSQHIENGGDITPSQEALLDIARRVRILPTHDPEQNDTNASIEADLMGGVYGPDTDNSVADISRRLQWSAAQVRERLSLDHWHSLNRLQRDVNIRRPVRPELGDMVSLLDRVLQVSSSLTGFSLDNMTRDSGWRFHVIGRRIERLAFLCEALGSFLSQHLERDSDNLEWLLQVTDSIITYRSRYARTPEVLSVVDLVIMDESNPHGVIFQVVEVLSDLAALDDELGDLPIMDLRRVAHALRTFDLSRFESRPRQAATQMAEVLSTLTSEAHLLSDRIASRFFTHTDGVSHLMLAS